GCACTCAAGACTCAAGGGGACAGAACAGAGAAGGCATGAGAGATGACGATGACAATTTGATATATTTAAAAACGCAATCGTCACactttattgaaaaaaatgcaacctgccatatatactgtatgcttTTTACTGTATATACATGTGCATCGGACATGGTAACATGGTGTTTTGCTGTGACctagtgcacacacagactgatgttCAGAGACGACTGGTGTTTAGTGTGGGCTCTGTAAAGTAAGAATAAGGGTGTGAATGGttaccaaaaaagaaaagttgtcCACATAGATGACCTGCCATTTCTCCAACTTGCAGTCCCACTTGTTGTAATGCATTATATCAACATTGCTTGGGTTGCGGCATGGCTATCTTctatacacacactgtgctccaattgtgtgtgggcatgtgtatGACAGCTGTCCCTGGATGTGTAATAATCCTCAGTAAGCTCCATGGCTCCCACAGTCTCTTTCACTAGATCCTCCAGAGCATCTCTGACCTCACTCTGTATGTCTCCTACACTCCCTCCACCCCATAACATGCTAACACATACTGCTCTTGTAGCACCTGATCACATCCCTTCCTCTGAAAATATGCTAGTTGCACTCTTGAGCCCTAACCCCACTTTCTTTCTTGCACCTTATTTAATTAAAGGGATGGTCTGACATATGGGCAAATATATCTATTTGCTTTCTGAATACCACTCTACCACTGCTATACCATGAGCAGCAGGTCAGCTTTGCACAAAAGCAGGGTAAAACAGCTTGGCTCTAtccaggtggaaaaaaaaacaccctgtcTGTCAGCACCTCTAAAGATCATTAATTAACATgatatatctcatttgtttaaactGTAAGAAATATGTTGAGTAGAAATTACAATGTTCTGGTTTATTAAGTAAGTTTTTgcacaaagtaaacaaaagacATGTAATGGTTGaattagaggtgctggtaggtggatttggTTAACAGAACCAGGCTTTCACCCTGTTTCCAAGCCAAACCTGCTACTGggtgtagcttcatatttaccgaATAGACAGGAGTGGTTTCAATCTTCATATCTAACTCtctgtctgaaaatgaaaaattgtatttccaaaaatgtttaaCTATGCCTTTGAAGTGAAACGTGCCCCTAGGACAGTTTCAACCATCAATGAAACTCATTTCATCCTTTTTCCTTATATTTCATCGACAGACAGATTGAAACCGCTGATGAAGCAAGACCATGCACTTCCTTGACTAATATCTTCTGAGAAAATTCCTTTCAAATgtattcagtttaatttttttgagttaTTCATTAATGACGAGTTAGCTGTAGTCTGTGCAATCTCTAATACTGTCTTATTAGTAGTTGGCTGTCTTGCCAGCCTTTACATACTCCTTCCACAGCTGGTTAGAAAATCACACTAGCTGTCTGCCTTCACATTTATCAGCTTGCTTTCGAATCACAGTTAAAAGTGTAAATATAATAACAACATAAAAGTCTCCTTCACATTACATCTGAATAATTGCTTCTCGTTATTCTTTCCTTCAGATCCACCTTCAGTAATCACTGGGAATAAATCTTCAAACTGTCTTGAGTTTCTTTCCTCCACCTCACCTGAATTAATTTTCGTTTCAGAGACATTGTGAGATGATGAATGACATCTGGAACATCTACTCTGCTTGGTTTAAGTGCCAAAAGATGTCTTCATTTGTGGTGTGAGTTTGCCCTCTGCTGTACACATCAAGCGCTCTACAATAAAAAACTCATTCATCTTGCCCTGAGAAATGTAGATATTCCTCTGCCCTTGATTCCAGTTTCCATTGTTTACTTTATCAAAGCATTTAATGTTAGTGGTGATTCCCTTCTTTTATATGCACAGTGCGCACCAGTGCACAATTTGGGAAAAGAGGTTAGTGGTGATACACTTAATAAGTTTGAGTGCTGGACAACAAGCAACATTAATTCTTTCTGAATAAAGCAGGGCTGATCTGAAGCGGTTCAGCTGGTGCATATGTGGGCTTTAGCTGATGATCACTTAATTATCTCaatgtaaaagtacaaatacatGTAGCATACATTATACATAACCAGTACACACAGCCATCCTTTCCTTTCTCAGTGGTTACGATCAAACATCTGAGTGGACTGGAGGTGGAGGGTCTCAACTCATTCACAGTGATCTTCTGCCAAGTTTGGGCTTTCTCTGACTGATGGGCCAAAACTCCCACAATGTCCACAATCATTCATGTCACAGTGTCCGTAAAACTATTTCAAATGCAGTCCATGATGATGGGAGACTGTTTATTCATAGGCATTTATAGGTTTTAAGTATAAAAATAACTGTCTCCCCTATTTGACTGAAACAAGTCTCTGGGAGTAGATGGGAGGATGGGGTGATTAAGGTAGAGAAAAAGTGATGGGGATTTAGGCAAATTTGTGAAAACTTGTTAAACTTAACATTTTTTGATGAGGGACAAGAAGCTGTTAAAGAGTCTCTGAAGTGGCTGAAAAAGTAGAATCCACTGGACAACTTTATCCTTTTGTCACTTTTAATTCCAGAAACAACTGATCTTCTAGTGTGTTGAATCATCTTAGTTCTTTctctaagaaaaaaacaaaatctgtttaGTAAGAGGGATGTTCTTCCACAACACAAGCTTGTCCATCAGGGCTGCAGACAGCTCTGTCCTTTGGTCTTCTAAGTGTCCTTGGAAGGGAATCTCTCAGAAATTACTGAAGAGTTCATATTTCTTCATCCAGTCCATCTGTGGtgccttcttcttttctttggcATGGACCTTcagcttctcctctgctgcCGTAGCGCTTAGCCTCAGGCCCATCTCTGCAAATGGGTCCAACAGCTGGCCGCCCTCATCATCCGCCAACTAGACCAGAGATCGAAAGATTATCGAAgagggaaacacagacagaagggTCAAGAGTATTGACTTTTCATGAAGAGGATCAAACACGGCATCACACGTGAATGCCCACACCCACCTGTGTGCTGTTGCCCTGGCTGCTGAGGTCGGAGTGTGTGGACCTGATGGACTGTGTGGTGGAGCTGCCGTTGATCTGAGGGGTGGGGGAGCCGTTGGATATGGATGGACCATCATAGTCTGTGAGTACAAACAATGCATACAAAATCCTTTACACTCTCGTATAGTCTTTATAATCTTCATTCATAGTTCATTTTCAAAGGGATGCGGTCTCAGTCAAAACATTGAAGTCCTACAGattttgttgtaattcattttaaGGTCTGACAAAGCTTCATCAGTGGAGAGTTAAGCATGAGTCTCTCCTCTGACTTCATGCAGTgtaaacactttattttacaagACTGTAACTTCCTAAGAACCTCTGAGGAAGTTTCCCAGAAAGAGCTATGTCATTTGGTACTAATTATAGGGAAAATTGAGACAATGTGGAACTGGTTTActtccctttgttttttttgtttttttgtaaccCCCAGTATTTCAGTCAGTGCAGCTAAACATGAGAATGACAAATTTGTGGAGAATTAAGTTTCCAAAAAGAAACGAACGATGACTCAGTGGGTCTTAATGGAGCTATGGTTTCAACAAACTTCATTTGGAAATCATCAGCCACTTATAAACTCAGCACAATTCTCTAAACTGTTATTTAAATAAGTGAAATAACCAAATTTTGTGTTGAATAATAAGCACCaaattttacagttttcccAGGAAACTTTCTATAAAATTATGGACCTCTAAAAcaaagtgttgtgtttgttgaaaaCTCATCCTTTCCTGTAAAAAATACCTGTAATTACTTCCTGTGTGGCATAACCACAACCTGCCTGATAATGTTTCTGGAAGTTCATATTTATATGCAACACAAACCCTGTTTGGGTTGTGTAGTCCCACCTTTGAGATGACTGACTGTGGGGATTATCCCCCTCCTCTTGAAGTGTTCATCTGTGTCTGGATCCACCACCAGGAGCCAGGTCTCATCTCCCCCTTTCTTTATGAAAGCCACCACCTCTGCATGCCGCATGCCCTCAATGTTCACGCCATTTACCTGGAGAAGACAGATACAAAAAATAGAGAGGCCTTTTTGAAAGGACGGAaagaggttgtttttttgtttacagttctGTGAGTTGGCTACTACAACTCTTGCTGGTCCATCAGGACACCATACACTACGGTTTAGGCTTTCAGGTGACTTTGTGCACCCTCTCTATGCAGGTTTTGGTAGCATGGTTAAAAACAACTGACTGAAAAGCCAGACTAAAAACTGATAATGTCACTGGCTGATTTGATTGTACCTTAAAGAACCTTTGTCCGATCACTGTTTTTTCATTGTTGACATACCGTATACAATACTGAGAGCCTGTGCTACTTAATTCACGCAGTAGGGGGAGCCATTCATCAACCTACTGACTACTGACCATTCGACACGTCTCTGAGTGCCTAAACCTCTCCACACAACGTTCAAACTCTTGTTATGAATTATGAATTCTTGCAACAGATGTAGCCTGAAGTTACCATGTAACCACCTTGAGAGAAGGAGTACTTTGTAAAGTCAGTTATAGGACCAACAGCTAAACAAAGGGACGTAATGAATATATGGTCACGTCACTGACCATCTATTTGACAATACTGGCTTAGCCTCTACACCTAACTGGCAAAACACAATAGCCTGTTATTGTCTGTTCTTATCTAGATGCTGCATGCATTCGGAGGCCTGTGTTTCAACAGTGTTGTCTAGACCTTGGCTACTCTGCGGCAGCCAGCTTTGCACCACGCCAAGTTAGTGTTGGTACACAATCAATTATTGATGGCTCTCCTGGGCTCCGGCTATAGTGCAGGGTTTCAGGTGTCAGAGTCCTGAGGGGGAATTTGTTTAAAATTCACTGCTTATGACAAGAAAGGGCAGAgtaaagcagaggaagagaatggAAAGTGCAAACTCTTAAAGTTTGCCTTTGCTCTCATTAGTAGGTGAAAATAAGTGTAGAGAATAGGATGACAGGTGAATAGGTGTGTTAAGACAGACTTTACAGGACTTTCAGGGAGGAAAggtagagaaaaacaaaagagagagagagtggaaagaAGACAACACTGTAAATGAGATGGAAGGAACATGAAGAAAGTGGGATCAACAGATGGAAAATGTGaacagctcctctcctctcctcagatAGACAGATCATCAGTCAGCcatgaacacagacagacagtcagtttGATACAGCGAGAACAAGCATCTTTCTATTCGGCCAAACAACAGGTGTTGTGTCACGTTTCTCAACCCTTCATTAACAGTCCATCCCACACAAGACAATGCACTCTGTTCTCTGCCCACTGGGCTAATTAATACATACTGTAGGAACAGTACAGAAGCTTATTTCTCATGGGATTATTCCTCAGGAAACCTCTTGATACTAGAGACTATGTGTGCGTATATGTGTCTGCCTGTGCCTTAGGTATCTTCAAAGTCATGAACTGTCCAGCCACCTGAGGTCCACTGGCACATTTTTGatatggtttgtgtgtgtgctcagttgTCAGTGGAAGTGGGACTATGAGAGGTGATTTACATGATGAGCTTaactgtttcattttttccttttgaaactCCAGTGTATTCAGAAACTAATTTTGCTAGACAAATTAGTAGAAATATTATATTCCCAGAACAGCTGTCATGTTTTTACCTATGGAAAGAGTGAATAGTACAGTTCATCCTAAAGGCATCAAAACTACAAATGTaaacctcatggtggtgcttGAAGAAAAGTCAGAAGGATCATTCATTCAGTAGGATTCATTGTCTGGGAACTAcaaatgtctgtaccaaatttcatggcaatccatctttcaagacatttcactaaaagcTAGAAATGTCAGTCTGCTGACAGCGTGACACTAAAAAGTCAGACGATTGCCAAATTCAAAGGGGCCCATGAACATGTGTACAAACTTTCATTATAATCCATCTAGTAGTTGtttagatatttcagtctggatgaTAGTGATGGGCCGATGATCTGCAGTTTCTTATACCTTAAATATATAGCACAGAGAGCTATGTGTAAAACAGCAGCGTAGGActgagtgttgtttttgtgatgCGAGAGTGAACTGGCATCAAATCACTGTGGAACTGATGGATGGACCTTCCAGAAATTAACCCTAAGTGTGTAAGTGGGTACAATAGGAAAAGTAAGTGTGGCGCAAGTTTGTATGGTCTTTGATGTCACACTATTGTGATGTTTGCGAGGGGTTCAGAGTATGCACGGTTGAgctcagacagagcagagaggctgaTGAAGCGTTCACTGGTGTCAGTGCTTGTGCCAGACATTGGAAGAAAGCTGAGCTCTCATCATAGCCTTTACAACGCTGGCTGTTGATACACCTCCAGTGTAATGGGGCGTGGTGAAAGAAAAAGGCGGCgagaggcagtgagagagagagagagagagagagagagagagagagagagagagagagagagagagagagagagagggatctGTCATGGTTGTTCACCTCTCTAACAAGCTGCTGACAGATAACACAAGCGCTGTCTTGATGCATGGTCAGAGATGGTTGCAATTAtcagtgagcacacacacacacacacacacacacacacacacacacacacacacacacacacacacacacacacacacacacacacgtacacacacgtacacacagccAACTAACTCAATAGTGGCTCAGATTTTTcagtccaaacaaaacaaacaatataaaaaagATATTAAGGTGGCGTGAAATCACAGATTTTCCACAACACTTCAAATCTCATACCTTACAGtatcccaaacacaaacagccaaaagCTTTACATAAATTCTAAACATGTGTCCTTTttacacatataaaacaaaaggaaaccAACAATCCCAAATCCAGAGGTATGGTAAATAATTTGTTGTTAATACTAATGTTGGCTATGTAGAGATAGCAAACACCAACATATAGCACCTTTAATCAAACTGAATTGGGCTTGACACTGCCTTCACTACCCTTTggcttgactgtgtgtgtgaacgcatatatgagtgtgtgttagtttgtgtCTGGCAGACTGTTACTGCCATCGTGACCTGCTACAGGATGTTCCCACAGCCTCTCACCAGCCATCTAATGTTCCAGTGGAGCATCAGTTCATCAGTATCCTCTAATGCCAAAACTCTCACTGCTGAAGTATGAGTCAGCTACTTTCCATTTGCACCCTTAACTACATGTTGTGTATAGTTTATATTACTGTCAGCCATGTTTGAAATTTCCTACTTTCCAGGCAGACATGGGCTTCCATTCAGTGAACCCACTACGATATAAAAATCggacaataaagatttaaaatagTTGGTGATGCTGTAGATTATCCACTACAGTGAACATATCATTAGAGATATAATGGAAAGGAGACATAATGTGTCTAGTGAGCTGTAGATGTGCTAGTAGgtagattttgttacctttgaaCAAAGTCAGGCTAGcagtttccacctgtttccagtctttatgctgagctaagctaaccagctatGTATTTACTGGACAGACAGGAGAGCTGTACCAATCCTGTCATCTAACTGTCTGCAAGAAGACCAATAAgtaaatttcccaaaatgtaaaactattcctttaatgtcTTCTGTGTTTGATTTCTCTAGTAAATACACTGTTGCTTTAACATGTTCTGGGTCTCCTAAATGAACTCTGTTTAACCTTTCTATCAGACCCTACTGGATCCCGTTAGGCCTGCTCTGCAGCCTGATCTGGACCCTGATGTACAGCCAGTGAGGGCAAAGGTCATGGGAATGAAGGgtgaatgctgtgtgtgtactttcAGATGAAAAACTGCTTATAAAGATGATGATGTTACTGccagcatatatatatatatatttttaaaccaGATGAAAGTTGGCTTAACATCCAAGCTCTTTGTCACCCATGTTCTCAACTGTTTCAGAGATTTGAATCAGTGGCCTTTAACATTTCTGTGACTCTGTAACACTTGAGAATCTGTAATATTGTCTGGAGGTACACAGTCTGCCTTTGTCCTTTTGTTGAGgactctctctttccttttgaCCCTTCActtgctgctgctttctttctctctcatctctctctcaacAGAAAAACCGTGCTTCACCAAAGTGGGAAGATGGGGGGCTACAAGAGGCCTCTTAAGGGAATTTCACACACCCAATCAATCGTAATCAACTGCCATATATACCAGATTAACCCAGAATCATTTATCAATAATCACCTCGTTAATGTGTGAACATTTTTCATGATCCTCATCATTCCTCTTTGTAGTCTGCTCTGACAATAAAGTGCACACatatatgaaaacacacataataCTCACTCACTACCATGTGCTTGATGCTCTACTACTTGGATTTGAGTTTATCTACTCTcctgtgcttctctcctccttgaCTCATTAAGCacgcacataaaaaaaaaaacactcctaaCTGCTCCACCAcccacgcacatacacatactctGCTCGTATCCGATTAATGTAGTTGTATTTGTTCACAAAccccaacacacaaacacatacagcattAATGACAATTTAATACAGTCCAATGAAACAACAccacaagctaaaaaaaaaagtgttgaatcAATAAGTCGCtgacagtgtcaacaaaaactgaagtgaatTTACTGCAGGACTATTGCATTGGATTGCATTACATCATCAGGtgttctgtcttcctgtatccACCCCCTGCAGATCTCACAGACCCTTCATCCACACTCTTTCTTCCTACCTCAATGAGTCTGTCCTGTGGCCGGAGCCCGGCATGGTCTGCAGGTGATCCAGGGTCCAGGGAGCGGATGTACTGTCCGGGCCGTGACCGATCGCTGTGGAGGTTGAAGCCGTAGCCCGTCTCAGACCGAACCAGGTGGCACAGACGTGGAGCGAGCTCCGACGGGTCGACCTGGGGCCGTGACTGGGACTGTGCCTGGGTGTGAGCTTCAGCCTGAGCAAGAGCCTCCTgcaggagagtgagagaagtATGTATTTGTCCTTCAATAAGTGCCACATGGAAATTTTTACCAGTTCAAGATACTTAAAAGCCTATATTTTAAATGGTGCAGCGTACTGTATGTAGAACGATGGGACAAGTCAGAGTGACATGCTACTTTCTGCAGCCCATGTGACTAAAAAACATGGCTGAGTGACTGCAGGGTGAGTGCTTCATACAAAAATTGTGGGTGGAGTGGCACTTCAACGCACTAATGATTACTGTATTATAGAGGAATGCAATTTTACCAAATCACACTCCAAAAATTCTAGTCAAATTCaatgtcagtgtgatgaaaCACTTTAGAAAAAACTCCTCTCATTACTTGTAAATCTTTGTTGGTTTCAGATCcattctcctctgtgttttcattttgtgctgcCATTCAGTTGTAGAGTAGGTGTCGCATTTTATTATAGAGCGTGTTTCATTCTGGAGAGAAAGTGTCCATTTGCAGCATATAACTGACAGTTCTAACACCCTCGGTGAAGACATTTATAGAACCTGTATAATTGTGCCTTGAGCTCTTACAGTGTGATCACACTGATTTACCACCTACATGACTAGGAAAAAAAGGTTCTGTACCCTCAACTAATATTAGCTGTGAGGTAACATACAGGTGAAGTGGGTGCTGGGTGACCTACAGGGGATTAGAAAATGTGGTAAGCATGTCATGTGCATACAACAGATCTGCAATCATACTGTGCAACTGGAGCGGTCTATTGTTTCTGCTACATATGTGAAGCTAGCACCACAATTCAGGCATGCGGCTGCTAAAAATACATATGGAGTATGTGGGCAGGGTGAGAGAGATATAAAGGTACTGTAGTGTTTGGAGAGAAGAAGATAGCTGATGATttattctgaaagaaaaaaagaggaatgcTCTTGTTTGACTTATCAGTAATTTCCACAAATTCTATCTCCACTACAACTTACTGTGAGATTATTGCAAATAAATCATGACTGAGCCTCAATCACCACAATACTGCCTCTCACTCCAGCCCTTGaccataaaaaaataacacagatgGCAACATATAATTTCATTTCAGGCACCAAATTCCTTAGGGTAGCGGTGATCTGGGCAGTTTGCCCTGAGAaggcgggagagagagagagagagagagagagagagagagagagagagagagagagacagagagacagagagtcagagaagGAGTAACAACAGAATAATTCAGAGCAATTCGACTCTCATGAATCCCACCAGATCCTCCTTTTCCTGACTGTAGAGGAAGAGCCTGGGTTGGGCAGCAGGGGTGGATTTTCCAAGGGAGAAAACAATATgatattattaatataaaatcaaataaatgtattagCATCCTGGGATCAGGacgaaggaggaaaaaaatggaagaaagaaggagcagaggaaaggaataatcaaggagggagagagtgtgtgggagGGTTAGAAAATTAGATGCAGCAAGAGGATTGAGAAAGAGttcaagaaaagaaacagtgcAAGttaagagaaagcagagaaacacagcaggcagataaacatatacacatagaGACAAAGGTTTCCAGTAAGAGACGACGGGGAGGAACAGAGTTTGCAGTGGAACTCTCCTAACATAAACAGTGAGAGTAGCACAGCTGGGAACCATTATGTGGGGGAGACGCAAGTGTCTGCCAATCTAACCTCTGACTGCCTCTCAATGCCTTTCCGCACCCCACTAATCATCCCCTGGGGCATGTGCCATCTCTTaaactctgtgtctctgacattAGCGTGCACTTttgatttgatcattttttgtGTGCTTTGGGTTTGATCTGTATGAGCTAAATTGTCAAAGTTCTCTGCAGGTCTGAGTGTAAGGGATGGAGGGTGACAACAACATGACTGCgtgttttcctctgctctgtgtcaaAGCACATTACTCTGCACTGACGGTGATAAAAGTGT
The window above is part of the Toxotes jaculatrix isolate fToxJac2 chromosome 18, fToxJac2.pri, whole genome shotgun sequence genome. Proteins encoded here:
- the LOC121198789 gene encoding Na(+)/H(+) exchange regulatory cofactor NHE-RF2 — translated: MASERKPRLCLMTKGENGYGFHLHGEKGKSGQFIRKVEAGSPAEASGLRAGDRVVAVNGVNVERETHHQVVQRIKAVDHETRLLVVDHETHENLRSLRLTATEEMAVLGTGPSSSSSAPASPSPSSSSVPSSPSKKRENGSVSKQPVTLNSQVQKPTRRSPSKAAKKEALAQAEAHTQAQSQSRPQVDPSELAPRLCHLVRSETGYGFNLHSDRSRPGQYIRSLDPGSPADHAGLRPQDRLIEVNGVNIEGMRHAEVVAFIKKGGDETWLLVVDPDTDEHFKRRGIIPTVSHLKDYDGPSISNGSPTPQINGSSTTQSIRSTHSDLSSQGNSTQLADDEGGQLLDPFAEMGLRLSATAAEEKLKVHAKEKKKAPQMDWMKKYELFSNF